A DNA window from Pseudomonas resinovorans NBRC 106553 contains the following coding sequences:
- the wrbA gene encoding NAD(P)H:quinone oxidoreductase, whose product MSAPYVLVLYYSRHGATAEMARQIARGIELTGLEARVRTVPAVSSECEAVAPDIPADGPLYATLDDLRHCVGLVLGSPTRFGNMAAPLKYFLDGTSSLWLTGELVGKPAAVFTSTASLHGGQETTLLSMLLPLMHHGMLVTGLPYSEPALLETRGGGTPYGASHHAGADGKRPLDEHEIALCRALGQRLAQTAQRLETPRG is encoded by the coding sequence TTGAGCGCCCCCTACGTTCTGGTCCTCTACTACAGCCGCCACGGCGCCACCGCCGAAATGGCCCGGCAAATCGCCCGCGGCATCGAGCTGACCGGCCTGGAAGCCCGCGTGCGCACCGTGCCAGCGGTCTCCAGCGAATGCGAGGCGGTAGCCCCGGACATTCCCGCCGACGGCCCGCTCTACGCCACCCTGGACGACCTTCGCCACTGCGTCGGCCTCGTGCTCGGCAGCCCGACCCGCTTCGGCAACATGGCCGCGCCGCTGAAATACTTCCTCGACGGCACCAGCAGCCTCTGGCTCACCGGCGAGCTGGTGGGCAAGCCGGCGGCGGTGTTCACCTCCACCGCCAGCCTGCACGGCGGCCAGGAAACCACCTTGCTGTCCATGCTGCTGCCACTGATGCACCACGGCATGCTGGTCACCGGCCTGCCTTACAGCGAGCCGGCCTTGCTGGAAACCCGTGGTGGCGGCACGCCCTACGGCGCCAGCCACCATGCCGGCGCCGACGGCAAGCGCCCGCTGGACGAACACGAGATCGCCCTCTGCCGCGCCCTGGGCCAACGCCTGGCGCAAACCGCCCAACGCCTGGAGACCCCGCGTGGCTAG
- a CDS encoding PilZ domain-containing protein yields MTLDALRLEVPDILEENSTPLASVPTLLSQARQLPQDSALQQVLGHLFRLNRSALTLLERQRVLQSFSEEFRHYAQAYQGRTSPPPLFIRLCDELACGFKRLLLQILQGHQPSRPHLAWCLYMAQHFLAQTLLRHYQLYQEPSPRLWRDSHLLYWIGEHQGCLDEPVAAAFRPTPANTLRGLYQQMLLLALSNPFHLSEGECPLLFGALAPLAGLARLLPWDEDDENGSPTVDLTESQPCLPQDQRPDGANTYLRRFELGALLIAVHEPAPLRSDSERQLLEKVRQHWLGRQQRRHLRTEKTGSCQLVVGLPAIHAELLAQHPGRCEAQLLDTSPGGARLLCHGDQGSQLPVGQLVLVQTPNTPVLALVRWRYQNAEGLHLGLRYLKGLPRPVWLRRAPNAQTHPGVLQSTPDPGSGWHHGLWLPCNQFGDGENLWMQLASVNNQAIVPLPQPNLCTSLVARYPLQLA; encoded by the coding sequence ATGACGCTGGATGCCCTGCGCCTGGAAGTGCCGGACATCCTGGAAGAGAACAGCACTCCACTGGCAAGCGTGCCGACACTCCTCTCACAGGCACGCCAACTCCCTCAGGATAGTGCCCTGCAACAGGTCCTGGGGCATTTGTTCAGGCTCAATCGTAGCGCGCTGACCTTACTCGAAAGGCAAAGGGTGCTGCAAAGCTTCAGCGAAGAGTTCCGCCACTACGCCCAGGCCTACCAGGGCCGCACGTCGCCACCGCCCCTGTTCATCAGGCTCTGCGACGAGCTGGCCTGCGGATTCAAACGCCTACTGCTGCAGATTCTCCAGGGCCATCAACCGTCGCGCCCGCACCTTGCCTGGTGCCTGTACATGGCCCAGCACTTCCTCGCCCAGACCCTGCTGCGCCACTACCAGCTCTACCAGGAACCCAGCCCCCGGCTCTGGCGCGACAGCCACCTGCTGTACTGGATCGGCGAGCACCAGGGCTGCCTGGACGAGCCGGTGGCCGCGGCATTTCGCCCCACACCGGCAAACACCCTGCGCGGGCTCTACCAGCAGATGCTCCTGCTGGCACTGAGCAACCCCTTCCACCTCAGCGAAGGCGAATGCCCGCTGCTGTTCGGTGCCCTGGCCCCGCTCGCCGGCCTGGCGCGGCTACTGCCCTGGGACGAGGACGACGAGAACGGCAGCCCGACCGTCGATCTCACCGAATCCCAGCCCTGCCTGCCCCAGGACCAGCGCCCCGATGGCGCCAACACCTACCTGCGCCGCTTCGAGCTGGGCGCCCTGCTGATCGCCGTGCATGAGCCGGCGCCACTGCGCAGCGACAGCGAACGCCAGCTCCTGGAAAAGGTCCGCCAGCACTGGCTCGGCCGCCAGCAGCGCCGCCACCTGCGTACCGAGAAGACGGGAAGCTGCCAACTGGTGGTGGGACTGCCCGCCATCCATGCCGAGCTGCTTGCGCAGCATCCCGGCCGCTGCGAGGCGCAATTGCTCGATACCAGCCCCGGCGGCGCCCGCCTGCTCTGCCATGGCGACCAGGGCAGCCAATTGCCGGTGGGCCAACTGGTGCTGGTGCAGACCCCGAATACACCGGTGCTGGCCCTGGTGCGTTGGCGCTACCAGAACGCCGAAGGCCTGCACCTCGGCCTGCGCTACCTCAAGGGCCTGCCGCGTCCCGTCTGGCTGCGCCGCGCGCCCAACGCCCAGACCCACCCTGGCGTCCTGCAGAGCACGCCCGACCCTGGCAGCGGCTGGCATCACGGCCTCTGGCTGCCCTGCAATCAATTCGGCGACGGGGAAAACCTCTGGATGCAGCTGGCCAGCGTGAACAACCAGGCCATAGTCCCGCTGCCCCAGCCCAACCTCTGCACCTCTCTGGTGGCGCGCTACCCCCTGCAACTTGCCTGA
- the hda gene encoding DnaA regulatory inactivator Hda translates to MTPIQLPLSVRLRDDATFANFYPGANAAALGYVERLCEADAGWTESLIYLWGGEGVGRSHLLQAACLRFEQRDEQAIYLPMDELVHYGPEVFDNLEQCELVCLDDLHALAGRPQWEEGLFHLFNRLRDAGRKLLLSADKSPRELGIKLPDLKSRLTLALVFQLHGLSDEDKLRALQLRASRRGLHLTDEVGRFILTRGPRSMNLLFDLLDILDQASLQAQRKLTIPFLKEIFGW, encoded by the coding sequence ATGACACCGATCCAGCTCCCCCTGAGTGTGCGTCTGCGCGATGACGCCACCTTCGCAAACTTCTATCCCGGCGCCAATGCTGCGGCCCTCGGCTATGTCGAGCGCCTGTGCGAGGCCGATGCCGGCTGGACCGAAAGCCTGATCTACCTCTGGGGTGGCGAGGGCGTTGGCCGTAGCCATCTGCTGCAGGCAGCCTGCCTGCGCTTCGAACAACGAGATGAGCAGGCCATCTACCTGCCCATGGACGAGCTGGTGCACTACGGGCCCGAGGTCTTCGACAACCTGGAACAGTGCGAACTGGTCTGCCTCGACGACCTGCATGCCCTGGCCGGGCGGCCGCAGTGGGAAGAAGGGCTGTTCCACCTGTTCAACCGCCTGCGGGATGCCGGTCGCAAGCTGCTGCTGTCGGCCGACAAGTCGCCCCGCGAGCTGGGCATCAAGCTGCCGGACCTGAAGTCGCGCCTGACCTTGGCGCTGGTGTTCCAGCTCCATGGCCTGTCCGACGAGGACAAGCTGCGGGCCTTGCAGTTGCGCGCCTCGCGCCGTGGCCTGCACCTGACCGACGAAGTCGGGCGCTTCATCCTCACCCGTGGTCCACGCAGCATGAACCTGCTGTTCGACTTGCTGGACATCCTCGACCAGGCCTCGTTGCAGGCCCAGCGCAAGCTGACCATTCCGTTCCTCAAGGAAATCTTCGGCTGGTAG
- a CDS encoding cold-shock protein, with protein MLKIVHLLTGAAALLLSFIPSLRADAIPYLQQPEALFLAFCGLLNLLLAPVVPAWAKGLRHQLQNLVSALLVLAVILQTLILLAPLPTVGEQPAILISLLTVILAVALHLAINLQKVTQAPLLPQDMSNRETGTVKWFNTSKGFGFISRDTGDDIFVHFRAIRGEGHRVLIEGQRVEFSVIQRDKGLQAEDVIAALPGRR; from the coding sequence ATACTGAAAATCGTCCATCTGTTGACGGGCGCTGCCGCTTTACTGCTGTCCTTCATTCCCAGCCTGCGTGCCGACGCCATCCCCTACCTGCAACAACCCGAGGCGCTGTTCCTGGCCTTTTGCGGCCTGCTCAACCTGCTGCTGGCCCCGGTGGTTCCCGCCTGGGCCAAGGGCCTGCGCCACCAGCTGCAGAACCTGGTTTCCGCCCTGCTGGTACTGGCGGTGATCCTGCAGACCCTGATCCTCCTCGCCCCGCTGCCCACCGTGGGCGAGCAGCCCGCGATCCTCATCAGCCTGCTGACGGTGATCCTGGCCGTCGCACTGCACCTGGCCATCAACCTGCAGAAAGTCACCCAGGCGCCACTCCTGCCCCAGGACATGAGCAACCGCGAAACCGGTACCGTGAAGTGGTTCAACACCTCCAAGGGCTTCGGCTTCATCTCCCGTGATACCGGCGATGACATCTTCGTGCATTTCCGCGCCATTCGCGGCGAAGGCCACCGCGTGCTGATCGAAGGCCAACGCGTGGAGTTCTCGGTGATCCAGCGGGACAAAGGCCTGCAAGCCGAAGACGTGATCGCCGCCCTGCCCGGCCGACGCTGA
- a CDS encoding proline--tRNA ligase translates to MRTSQYLLSTLKENPTDAVVISHQLLLRAGMIRKLASGLYTWLPMGLRVLRKVETVVREEMNAAGALEVLMPAVQPAELWQESGRWQQYGPELLRLKDRHERDFCVGPTHEEVITDLARNELNSYKQLPLNFYQIQTKFRDEIRPRFGLMRGREFIMKDAYSFHMDQASLQETYDRMHQAYCNVFSRLGLDFRPVLADTGSIGGTGSHEFHVLADSGEDDIAFSDSSDYAANIEKAEALPRETERAAPGQALTLVDTPNTKTIADLVENFSLPIEKTIKTLVVHGAEEGTLVALIVRGDHELNEIKAANLAQIANPLVFASEAELRQAIGAGAGSLGPLNLPLPCVVDRSVALMSDFAIGANIDDKHYFGVNWERDLPLPEVADLRNVVAGDPSPDGKGTLVIKRGIEVGHIFQLGTKYSEAMKLAVLGEHGKPVTLIMGCYGIGVSRVVAAAIEQNYDDRGILWPEALAPFQVALVPLKYETPAVKEATDKLYTELRAAGIDVLLDDRDKKTSPGVKFADMELIGIPHRIVVSERGLAEGNLEYKSRRETDSQAVAVADVLSYITARVNR, encoded by the coding sequence ATGCGTACCAGTCAGTACCTGCTGTCTACCCTCAAGGAAAACCCCACCGACGCCGTGGTGATCAGCCACCAGCTGCTGCTGCGTGCCGGCATGATCCGCAAGCTCGCCTCTGGCCTCTACACCTGGCTGCCAATGGGCCTGCGTGTACTGCGCAAGGTCGAGACGGTGGTCCGTGAAGAGATGAACGCCGCCGGTGCGCTGGAAGTGCTGATGCCCGCCGTGCAGCCTGCCGAGCTGTGGCAGGAGTCCGGCCGCTGGCAGCAGTACGGCCCCGAGCTGCTGCGCCTGAAGGATCGCCACGAGCGCGATTTCTGCGTCGGCCCGACCCACGAAGAAGTCATCACCGACCTGGCGCGCAACGAGCTGAACAGCTACAAGCAGCTGCCGCTGAACTTCTACCAGATCCAGACCAAGTTCCGTGACGAGATCCGTCCGCGCTTCGGCCTGATGCGCGGCCGCGAGTTCATCATGAAGGACGCCTACTCCTTCCATATGGACCAGGCATCGCTGCAAGAAACCTACGACCGCATGCACCAGGCCTACTGCAACGTGTTCAGCCGCCTGGGCCTGGACTTCCGTCCCGTGCTGGCCGACACCGGATCCATCGGCGGTACCGGCTCCCACGAGTTCCACGTGCTGGCCGACTCGGGTGAAGACGACATCGCCTTCAGCGACAGCTCCGACTACGCCGCCAACATCGAGAAGGCCGAAGCCCTGCCCCGCGAGACCGAGCGCGCCGCGCCCGGCCAGGCGCTGACGCTGGTCGACACCCCGAACACCAAGACCATCGCCGACCTGGTGGAAAACTTCAGCTTGCCCATCGAGAAGACCATCAAGACCCTCGTGGTCCATGGCGCCGAGGAAGGCACCCTGGTGGCGCTGATCGTCCGTGGCGACCACGAGCTGAACGAGATCAAGGCCGCCAACCTGGCCCAGATCGCCAACCCCCTGGTCTTCGCCAGCGAAGCCGAACTGCGCCAGGCCATCGGTGCCGGTGCCGGCTCCCTCGGCCCGCTGAACCTGCCCCTGCCCTGCGTGGTCGACCGTTCGGTCGCCCTGATGAGCGACTTCGCCATCGGCGCCAACATCGACGACAAGCACTACTTCGGCGTGAACTGGGAGCGCGACCTGCCGCTGCCGGAAGTCGCCGACCTGCGCAACGTGGTTGCCGGCGACCCGAGCCCTGACGGCAAGGGCACCCTGGTGATCAAGCGCGGCATCGAAGTGGGCCACATCTTCCAGCTGGGCACCAAGTACAGCGAAGCCATGAAGCTTGCGGTGCTCGGCGAGCACGGCAAGCCGGTCACCCTGATCATGGGCTGCTACGGCATCGGCGTATCCCGCGTGGTGGCTGCCGCCATCGAGCAGAACTACGACGACCGCGGCATCCTCTGGCCAGAGGCCCTGGCGCCCTTCCAGGTAGCCCTGGTGCCGCTCAAGTACGAGACCCCGGCCGTCAAGGAAGCTACCGACAAGCTCTACACCGAGCTGCGCGCGGCGGGCATCGATGTACTGCTGGATGACCGTGACAAGAAGACCAGCCCCGGCGTCAAATTCGCCGACATGGAGCTGATCGGCATTCCGCACCGTATCGTCGTGAGCGAGCGTGGCCTGGCCGAAGGCAACCTGGAATACAAGAGCCGCCGCGAGACCGACAGCCAGGCTGTAGCGGTCGCCGACGTACTCTCCTACATCACCGCCCGCGTGAATCGCTGA
- a CDS encoding PaaI family thioesterase yields MTAGQVEALIREGVPMAEDIGLRIERLDAEGALARVPFQPKLVRPGGTLSGPTIMALADAAMYAVVLGSLGKVEMAVTSNLNINFLARPRPVDLFAEARILKLGRRQAVCEVSLYSEGEQDNLVAHVTGTYALPLVD; encoded by the coding sequence TTGACGGCGGGGCAGGTGGAGGCGTTGATCCGCGAGGGCGTGCCCATGGCGGAGGACATCGGTTTACGCATCGAGCGGCTGGACGCCGAGGGCGCCCTGGCGCGGGTGCCGTTCCAGCCCAAGTTGGTGCGTCCGGGTGGGACCTTGTCCGGCCCGACCATCATGGCGCTGGCCGATGCGGCCATGTATGCGGTGGTGTTGGGAAGTCTCGGCAAGGTCGAGATGGCGGTGACATCCAACTTGAATATCAACTTCCTCGCCCGGCCCAGGCCGGTGGATCTGTTTGCCGAGGCACGGATACTTAAACTGGGTCGACGTCAGGCGGTATGCGAAGTCTCCCTTTATTCGGAAGGGGAGCAAGACAATCTCGTCGCCCATGTAACCGGTACTTATGCACTGCCACTGGTTGATTAA
- a CDS encoding SlyX family protein: protein MSLETRIADLESRLAFQDDTIQALNDVLVEQQRVVDRLQLQLAALAKRQEELLSQYGPGDDEAPPPHY from the coding sequence GTGAGCCTGGAGACGCGCATTGCCGACCTGGAAAGCCGCCTGGCTTTCCAGGATGACACCATCCAGGCCCTCAACGATGTGCTGGTGGAGCAGCAGCGGGTCGTGGACCGCCTGCAGCTGCAACTGGCGGCATTGGCCAAGCGCCAGGAGGAGTTGCTCAGCCAGTATGGTCCCGGCGACGACGAGGCGCCGCCTCCCCATTATTGA
- a CDS encoding DUF2069 domain-containing protein — MARKPKQLPELAWLAPRLAVSRVVALASFFALALLLAVNTLFFADLHGARTWVVLSVQLAPLVLLAPGMILGNARVHAWTCFVVNIYFIQGVLATIDPARSLYGWLETVVSLVLFCSALLYTRWSFQNTRKLAGE; from the coding sequence GTGGCTAGAAAACCCAAGCAACTCCCGGAATTGGCCTGGCTGGCACCGCGTCTGGCGGTGAGCCGCGTGGTCGCCCTGGCGAGCTTCTTCGCCCTGGCCCTGCTGCTGGCCGTGAACACCCTGTTCTTCGCCGACCTGCACGGTGCACGCACCTGGGTGGTCCTCTCGGTCCAACTGGCGCCGCTGGTGCTGCTCGCGCCCGGCATGATCCTCGGCAATGCCCGCGTGCACGCCTGGACCTGCTTCGTGGTGAATATCTATTTCATCCAGGGCGTACTGGCCACCATCGACCCGGCACGCAGCCTGTACGGCTGGCTGGAGACAGTGGTCAGCCTGGTGCTGTTCTGCTCGGCGCTGCTCTATACCCGCTGGAGCTTCCAGAACACCCGCAAGCTCGCCGGGGAGTGA
- a CDS encoding acylphosphatase, which translates to MARICLHGYVSGKVQGVYYRQSTQEEADRLELDGWVRNLADGRVEVLVEGDEEPVRELAAWLERGPADAQVTAVELEEQPLQGITGFIVRR; encoded by the coding sequence ATGGCGCGAATCTGTCTGCATGGCTACGTGAGCGGCAAGGTGCAGGGTGTCTATTACCGCCAGTCCACCCAGGAAGAAGCCGACCGCCTGGAACTCGATGGCTGGGTGCGCAACCTGGCCGATGGCCGGGTCGAGGTGCTGGTGGAAGGGGACGAGGAGCCGGTGCGCGAGCTGGCGGCCTGGTTGGAACGGGGGCCGGCGGATGCGCAGGTGACGGCTGTCGAACTCGAGGAACAGCCGTTGCAGGGGATTACCGGTTTCATCGTGCGGCGCTGA
- a CDS encoding YihY family inner membrane protein: MHQRLTDIVEFWRFLLQRFIADRGTNSAAALTYTSLFAVVPVMTVTFTMLSAIPAFQGTGEQIQSFIFHNFVPSTGEALQEYLHAFTAQARHLTWFGVGLLVVTAFMMLVTIEKAFNTIWRVRQPRRGVSSFLLYWAILSLGPLLLGVGFAVSTYITSLSLISGPDALLGVQTLLGFMPLLSSIAAFTLIYAAVPNARVPVRHALVGAIFTGLLFEAAKALFGLYVSFFPGYQLIYGAFATVPLFLLWIYLSWVIVLFGAELVCSLSTPWHWRRRAMPRLLVLMGVLRVFHDRQMRGMPVRHLDVQRAGWHLPEDEWLEMLELLESQHLVCRASGGVWVLCRDLGGYSLYQLLAHMPWPLPRPNQLPEHLDELWYPPLRKALELLQEEQQALFGGSLAQWLKPGSD, encoded by the coding sequence ATGCACCAACGCCTCACGGACATCGTCGAATTCTGGCGCTTCCTGCTCCAGCGGTTCATTGCCGATCGTGGCACCAACAGCGCTGCGGCCCTCACCTATACCAGCCTGTTCGCCGTGGTGCCGGTGATGACGGTGACCTTCACCATGCTCTCGGCCATTCCGGCCTTCCAGGGCACGGGCGAGCAGATCCAGAGCTTCATCTTTCACAACTTCGTGCCCTCCACCGGGGAAGCCCTGCAGGAATACCTGCATGCCTTCACCGCCCAGGCCCGGCACCTGACCTGGTTCGGCGTCGGCCTGCTGGTGGTGACCGCCTTCATGATGCTGGTGACCATCGAGAAGGCCTTCAACACCATCTGGCGGGTGCGCCAGCCGCGCCGGGGCGTGTCCAGCTTCCTGCTCTACTGGGCGATCCTCAGCCTGGGCCCGTTGCTGCTGGGGGTGGGATTCGCGGTCAGCACCTATATCACCTCGCTGTCGCTGATTTCCGGTCCGGATGCGCTGCTCGGCGTCCAGACCCTGCTGGGCTTCATGCCGCTGTTGTCCAGCATCGCCGCCTTCACCCTGATCTACGCCGCCGTGCCCAATGCCCGGGTGCCGGTGCGCCACGCCCTGGTTGGCGCGATCTTCACGGGACTGCTGTTCGAGGCGGCGAAGGCGCTGTTCGGCCTCTACGTCAGCTTTTTCCCGGGCTATCAGTTGATCTACGGCGCCTTCGCCACGGTGCCGTTGTTCCTGCTGTGGATATACCTGTCCTGGGTCATCGTGCTGTTCGGCGCGGAGCTGGTGTGCAGCCTCTCCACGCCCTGGCACTGGCGCCGTCGCGCGATGCCGCGCCTGCTGGTGCTGATGGGGGTGCTGCGGGTGTTCCATGATCGGCAGATGCGCGGCATGCCGGTTCGCCACCTGGATGTCCAGCGGGCCGGCTGGCACCTGCCGGAAGACGAGTGGTTGGAGATGCTGGAACTGCTGGAGAGCCAGCACTTGGTCTGCCGTGCCAGTGGTGGTGTCTGGGTGCTCTGCCGCGACCTCGGCGGCTACAGCCTCTACCAGTTGCTCGCCCACATGCCCTGGCCGCTGCCGCGTCCGAACCAGTTGCCCGAGCATCTCGACGAGTTGTGGTATCCGCCGCTGCGCAAGGCGCTGGAGCTGCTTCAGGAAGAGCAGCAGGCGTTGTTCGGCGGCAGCCTGGCGCAATGGCTCAAGCCGGGGAGCGACTGA
- a CDS encoding TlpA disulfide reductase family protein — protein MGSRLQALIGVIALMSAGLFLASCSDDVGVDQHGQKVAVERLEGQWLVINYWAEWCAPCRTEIPELNAFAEQQRDKGVKVLGVNFDGLQGDELGQATKKMGIQFTVLAEDPSKRFDLPRSEALPVTYIIDAQGKLRDRLMGEQSAAGLTARLEELRKGS, from the coding sequence ATGGGATCGCGACTCCAAGCTTTGATAGGGGTGATCGCACTGATGAGCGCCGGCCTGTTCCTTGCCAGCTGCTCGGACGACGTAGGCGTCGATCAGCATGGACAGAAGGTAGCGGTTGAGCGCCTCGAAGGCCAGTGGCTGGTGATCAATTACTGGGCCGAGTGGTGCGCGCCTTGCCGGACGGAAATACCCGAGCTCAACGCCTTCGCCGAGCAGCAGCGGGACAAGGGCGTGAAAGTCCTGGGGGTGAATTTCGATGGCCTGCAGGGCGATGAACTCGGCCAGGCCACGAAGAAAATGGGCATCCAGTTCACCGTGCTGGCGGAGGACCCTTCCAAGCGCTTCGACCTGCCGCGCAGCGAAGCATTGCCGGTCACCTACATCATCGACGCTCAAGGCAAGTTGCGCGATCGCCTGATGGGTGAGCAGAGTGCGGCGGGCCTGACCGCGCGCCTCGAAGAACTGCGCAAGGGGAGCTAG
- the arsC gene encoding arsenate reductase (glutaredoxin) (This arsenate reductase requires both glutathione and glutaredoxin to convert arsenate to arsenite, after which the efflux transporter formed by ArsA and ArsB can extrude the arsenite from the cell, providing resistance.) has protein sequence MTELTLYHNPRCSKSRGALELLEARGLAPTIVRYLETPPSAAELRDLLAKLGLSARQLLRSGEDEYKELNLADSGLSEEQLIAAMVAHPKLIERPILIAGDKAVVGRPPERVLEILP, from the coding sequence ATGACCGAACTGACCCTCTACCACAACCCGCGCTGCTCCAAATCCCGCGGTGCCCTGGAACTCCTGGAAGCGCGCGGCCTGGCGCCCACCATCGTGCGCTACCTGGAAACCCCGCCCAGCGCCGCCGAACTGCGCGACCTGCTGGCCAAGCTGGGCCTGTCCGCCCGCCAGTTGCTGCGCAGCGGCGAGGATGAGTACAAGGAGCTGAACCTGGCCGACAGCGGCCTCAGCGAAGAGCAACTGATCGCCGCCATGGTCGCCCACCCCAAGCTGATCGAACGGCCCATCCTGATCGCCGGCGACAAGGCCGTGGTCGGCCGGCCGCCGGAGCGCGTGCTGGAGATCCTGCCTTGA
- a CDS encoding OprD family porin, giving the protein MQVMKWSALALAVTAGSMQLAFASAQSESKGFVEDANLTLLNKNFAFYRDFRNNPNDRQNYRNEWAHGMSLNFESGYTEGTVGFGVDAHGMLGLKLNSGGGTNGTGLLPIGDDGKAQDDYSYAGGAVKMQVSSTQLKYGNLFPTAPVFATGTARLFPSSAEGFQLTSSEIEGLNLDAGHFTAIRDGNLSTRSNGEISTAYTANPDITARNADYVGGTYAITDNVSVSLYGSELEDIWRQYYGNLNLNFPITDAQAVNLDFNVYRTLDEGEAKAGSDIDGTIYSVAAAYSISAHKFTLAYQRNNADTPFDYIGMDFGNSGDSIFLANSVQYSDFNGPNEKSWQARYDLNMAEYGVPGLSFMARYISGKDVDGTKANQLGPYGGIGDDGKEWERNIEAKYVVQEGPAKDLSIRLRHATWRANSDMAFFGSAGGTASDEIRVITEYPLDIL; this is encoded by the coding sequence ATGCAAGTGATGAAGTGGAGCGCACTGGCTCTGGCCGTGACCGCCGGTAGCATGCAACTGGCCTTCGCCAGCGCCCAATCTGAGTCCAAGGGCTTCGTCGAAGACGCCAACCTGACTCTGCTGAACAAGAACTTCGCGTTCTACCGCGACTTCCGTAACAACCCCAACGATCGCCAGAACTACCGTAACGAGTGGGCTCATGGCATGAGCCTGAACTTCGAGTCCGGTTACACCGAAGGCACCGTTGGTTTCGGCGTTGACGCCCACGGCATGCTGGGTCTGAAACTGAACAGCGGCGGCGGCACCAACGGTACCGGCCTGCTGCCGATCGGCGACGACGGCAAAGCCCAGGACGATTACTCCTACGCCGGCGGCGCCGTGAAAATGCAGGTGTCCAGCACCCAGCTGAAGTACGGCAACCTGTTCCCCACCGCTCCGGTATTCGCCACCGGTACCGCTCGCCTGTTCCCGAGCTCCGCTGAAGGCTTCCAGCTGACCAGCAGCGAGATCGAAGGCCTGAACCTGGACGCCGGTCACTTCACCGCCATCCGCGACGGTAACCTGTCCACCCGCAGCAACGGTGAGATCAGCACCGCCTACACCGCCAACCCGGACATCACCGCTCGCAACGCCGACTACGTTGGTGGCACCTACGCCATCACCGACAACGTCAGCGTCAGCCTGTACGGCTCCGAGCTGGAAGACATCTGGCGCCAGTACTACGGCAACCTGAACCTGAACTTCCCGATCACCGACGCTCAGGCGGTGAACCTGGACTTCAACGTCTACCGCACCCTGGACGAAGGCGAAGCCAAAGCCGGCAGCGACATCGACGGCACCATCTACTCCGTAGCCGCCGCCTACTCCATCAGCGCCCACAAGTTCACTCTGGCCTACCAGCGCAACAACGCTGACACGCCGTTTGACTACATCGGCATGGACTTCGGCAACTCCGGCGACTCCATCTTCCTGGCCAACTCCGTTCAGTACTCCGACTTCAACGGCCCGAACGAGAAATCCTGGCAGGCTCGCTACGACCTGAACATGGCCGAGTACGGCGTACCGGGCCTGAGCTTCATGGCTCGCTACATCTCCGGTAAGGACGTCGACGGTACCAAGGCCAACCAGCTCGGCCCGTACGGCGGCATCGGCGACGATGGCAAGGAATGGGAACGCAACATCGAAGCCAAGTACGTGGTACAGGAAGGTCCGGCCAAGGATCTGTCCATCCGCCTGCGTCACGCCACCTGGCGTGCAAACAGCGACATGGCCTTCTTCGGCTCCGCTGGCGGCACCGCTTCGGACGAAATCCGCGTAATCACCGAGTACCCGCTGGATATCCTCTAA
- a CDS encoding HIT domain-containing protein, translating to MFALDPRLQQDTLPIGDFPLCRLLLMNDAQYPWFILVPRCEEVSELFQLGAQEQRQLWEETTFLAETLKDTFGADKMNVATLGNMVSQLHMHVIVRRREDAAWPAPVWGRHPAVAYSAEQVAAIRAKLRLVLADDFRFVEGES from the coding sequence ATGTTCGCCCTGGACCCAAGACTTCAGCAGGACACCCTGCCAATCGGTGATTTCCCCCTGTGCCGGCTGCTGTTGATGAATGATGCCCAGTACCCCTGGTTCATCCTGGTGCCGCGCTGCGAGGAAGTGAGTGAGTTGTTCCAGCTCGGTGCGCAGGAGCAGCGGCAACTCTGGGAAGAAACGACCTTCCTTGCCGAAACCCTCAAGGACACCTTCGGTGCCGACAAGATGAACGTCGCGACCCTCGGCAATATGGTCAGCCAGTTGCACATGCATGTGATCGTGCGTCGCCGTGAAGACGCCGCCTGGCCCGCCCCGGTATGGGGTCGCCATCCGGCGGTGGCCTATTCGGCCGAGCAGGTGGCCGCCATTCGCGCAAAGCTCCGCCTGGTGCTGGCCGATGATTTCCGCTTCGTGGAGGGTGAGTCGTGA